In Flavivirga abyssicola, the following are encoded in one genomic region:
- a CDS encoding sulfatase family protein — MGIKKYSRIVLLLLSIFTISCQSKKEKKKNIVTDINEKTNIVLIIADDVGWDDIGPYGHSKIKTPNLDALANDGMKFNQAFLTTSSCSPSRTSIISGLYPHNTDAEQLSWPLPDYIETFVQELKDSGYWTGLAGKHHMGPNVVDDFNVFLEMTWKDAPIGIDRRLVGDGSGCDEWIKLLKQRPKDKPFFTWLAAADAHRPYYEGTISNSHSTDDVIIPPYMPETDATKKDFALYYDEVSRMDDYIGQVIAELETQGVSKNTIVLFISDNGRAFPRDKTTLYDGGIKTPWIVKWPGKIIPGSVNNNLVSSVDIAPTFMSLAGLKPLEAFVGKNFIPMLNEPKTVIRDEIYAEDHFHDFEDYTRAVRTKQYKYIKNFYPDLPNTPSADIIRDLTWQSMLIESKKGTLNEAQMSCFEIPRAEEELYDVVSDPYELNNLALNKDYTDVLNDMRSRMANIREETKDYLPPVRLNDDFFRDTGLPTKYRIRPRPSKADYLKAQEEGVILMNPDFEE; from the coding sequence ATGGGCATTAAAAAATATTCACGAATTGTACTGTTACTTCTATCCATTTTTACAATTTCTTGTCAATCAAAAAAAGAAAAGAAAAAGAATATTGTAACTGATATAAATGAAAAAACAAATATTGTTTTAATTATAGCTGATGATGTAGGCTGGGATGATATTGGACCTTATGGGCATTCAAAAATTAAAACTCCAAACCTGGATGCGCTTGCTAATGATGGTATGAAGTTTAATCAAGCTTTTTTAACTACCAGTTCTTGTAGTCCAAGTAGAACAAGTATTATATCAGGGCTTTACCCACATAATACGGATGCAGAACAACTATCTTGGCCATTACCAGATTATATCGAGACTTTTGTACAAGAATTAAAAGATTCTGGATATTGGACAGGTTTAGCTGGCAAGCATCATATGGGACCTAATGTGGTGGATGATTTTAACGTGTTTTTAGAGATGACATGGAAAGATGCCCCTATTGGTATTGACAGACGGTTAGTAGGTGATGGAAGTGGCTGTGATGAGTGGATAAAACTATTGAAGCAAAGACCAAAAGATAAACCTTTCTTTACTTGGTTGGCTGCAGCTGATGCACATAGACCGTATTATGAAGGTACCATAAGTAATTCGCATTCAACAGATGATGTTATTATACCTCCTTACATGCCAGAAACGGATGCTACAAAAAAAGATTTTGCGCTTTATTATGATGAAGTATCAAGAATGGATGATTATATAGGGCAGGTTATAGCAGAGTTAGAAACTCAAGGGGTTTCGAAAAATACAATTGTACTATTTATTTCTGATAATGGCAGAGCTTTTCCACGAGATAAAACAACACTTTATGATGGAGGTATTAAAACGCCATGGATAGTAAAATGGCCTGGGAAAATAATACCAGGAAGTGTCAATAATAATTTAGTAAGTTCTGTAGATATAGCCCCTACATTTATGAGTCTTGCAGGGTTGAAACCTTTAGAGGCTTTTGTAGGGAAGAACTTTATACCTATGTTAAACGAACCAAAAACTGTTATACGTGATGAAATTTATGCCGAAGATCATTTTCATGATTTTGAAGACTATACTAGAGCAGTCAGAACAAAACAATACAAATACATAAAGAATTTTTATCCAGATTTACCAAATACCCCCTCAGCAGATATTATTAGGGACTTAACATGGCAGAGTATGCTTATTGAAAGCAAAAAAGGAACACTTAATGAAGCGCAAATGAGTTGTTTTGAAATTCCAAGAGCGGAGGAAGAACTATATGATGTAGTATCTGACCCTTATGAATTGAACAATTTAGCATTAAATAAAGATTATACCGATGTTTTAAATGATATGCGCTCTAGAATGGCAAACATAAGAGAAGAGACAAAAGATTATTTACCTCCAGTGCGCCTAAATGATGACTTTTTTAGAGATACTGGATTACCAACAAAATACCGTATTCGTCCTAGACCATCAAAAGCAGATTATTTAAAGGCTCAAGAAGAAGGTGTTATATTAATGAATCCTGATTTTGAAGAATAA
- a CDS encoding lysophospholipid acyltransferase family protein: protein MQFLIYIIVYPFLWSISRFPFKLLYLVSDGLYILLYHIVGYRKKVVTNNLKLVFPDKADKEIVTIRKKFYKHLCDMFLEMAKTMSISDKELKKRFKITNPEEFKRLESLNKSIILIFGHYASWEWSIVLQNYINFKGLAVYKKLANPHFDKLIRDIRSKFNTTLISTKETINIINQNESEGIKSITGFLSDQSPKLTKDVYWSKFMGINTPCFTGAERLAKKLDLSTAYLKVNKVKRGFYEAEIITLAEDSNKYENYELTDLFLKEVEKQIHETPEYYFWTHKRWKHKTNTLL, encoded by the coding sequence ATGCAATTTCTAATTTATATTATTGTTTATCCTTTTTTATGGAGTATCTCTAGATTTCCTTTTAAATTGTTGTATCTAGTATCGGATGGATTATACATTTTACTTTATCATATAGTAGGCTACAGAAAAAAAGTGGTCACCAATAATTTAAAACTTGTTTTCCCTGATAAAGCGGATAAAGAAATTGTTACTATTAGAAAAAAATTCTACAAACATCTCTGTGATATGTTTTTGGAAATGGCAAAAACCATGTCTATTTCTGATAAAGAACTAAAAAAACGCTTTAAAATAACGAATCCGGAAGAGTTTAAACGTTTAGAATCTTTAAATAAAAGTATCATTTTAATTTTTGGTCATTATGCTAGTTGGGAGTGGTCCATAGTACTTCAAAATTATATAAATTTTAAAGGTTTAGCGGTTTATAAAAAATTAGCAAATCCTCATTTTGATAAGTTGATTAGAGACATTCGATCTAAATTTAACACAACACTTATTAGTACTAAAGAAACTATAAATATTATAAACCAAAACGAGTCTGAAGGTATTAAAAGCATTACGGGTTTCTTAAGTGACCAATCCCCTAAACTAACTAAAGATGTGTACTGGAGCAAATTTATGGGGATTAATACACCATGCTTTACTGGTGCAGAACGCTTAGCAAAAAAATTAGATTTATCTACTGCTTACTTAAAAGTAAACAAAGTAAAACGAGGATTTTATGAAGCTGAAATTATTACACTTGCTGAAGACTCTAATAAGTATGAAAACTATGAGTTAACAGACCTGTTTCTTAAAGAAGTAGAAAAGCAAATTCATGAAACTCCTGAATATTATTTCTGGACGCATAAACGCTGGAAACATAAAACTAATACCCTTTTATAG
- a CDS encoding rhomboid family intramembrane serine protease, translated as MGKLDLVTIIIIAANVIISYKGFGDYSFFDKYKFHVGGVQRGEQIRMFSSGFLHVDTQHLLFNMLTLYFFAGVVITLLSPLYFVLIYGGSLLVGSLLSLYFHRNEYHYSAVGASGAVTGVLYAAILLRPEMDLYMFFIPFPIPAYIFGIGYLLYSIYGMKNRIGNIGHDAHFGGAIGGYVITLALSPGLFKTNLLMIGLLAIPIVLLFILKRMGKM; from the coding sequence ATGGGCAAATTAGACTTAGTTACCATAATTATAATAGCAGCAAATGTCATCATATCTTATAAAGGTTTTGGTGATTACAGTTTTTTTGATAAATATAAATTTCATGTAGGAGGCGTACAAAGAGGAGAGCAAATTAGAATGTTTAGCTCTGGTTTTTTGCATGTAGATACACAGCATTTGTTATTTAATATGCTTACTCTATATTTCTTTGCAGGAGTGGTTATTACGCTTTTAAGTCCACTATATTTTGTTTTAATTTATGGGGGTAGTTTATTAGTAGGGAGCTTATTATCACTGTATTTTCATAGAAATGAGTATCACTACAGTGCTGTTGGTGCAAGTGGTGCTGTTACAGGAGTTTTATACGCTGCTATTTTATTACGACCAGAAATGGACTTGTACATGTTTTTTATTCCATTTCCAATACCGGCATATATTTTCGGGATAGGCTATTTATTATACTCTATTTACGGAATGAAGAACAGAATAGGCAATATAGGACATGATGCGCATTTTGGAGGAGCTATAGGAGGTTATGTCATTACTTTGGCATTGTCCCCAGGACTATTTAAAACCAACTTACTTATGATTGGTTTGTTGGCAATACCAATAGTTTTATTGTTTATTTTAAAAAGAATGGGGAAGATGTAA
- the lon gene encoding endopeptidase La produces MKKSNFIALDSLSLQEFDENSELIPLMTPEDEEAINNEELPETLPILSLRNTVLFPGVVIPITAGRDKSIKLINDANKGGKVIGVVSQKDESVENPTAKDINETGTVARILRVLKMPDGNVTVIIQGKKRFKVAEVLTEEPYMNATIRDLAEAKPTVDNEEFSAIIDSIKDLALEIIKESPNIPSEASFAIKNIESNSFLINFVSSNMNLSVAEKQSLLEMDDLKKRALATLKFMNVEFQKLELKNDIQSKVQMDMSQQQREYFLHQQMKTIQEELGGVSHDEELEEMKLRASEKQWDEQVAKHFDKEIAKMQRMNPQVAEYSIQRNYLELFLDLPWNEFSTDKFDLKHAKKVLDRDHFGLEDVKRRIIEYLAVLKLRNDMKSPILCLYGPPGVGKTSLGKSIAEALGREYVRISLGGLRDEAEIRGHRKTYIGAMPGRIIQSLKKAGTSNPVFVLDEIDKLSNSHQGDPSSAMLEVLDPEQNSEFYDNFLEMGYDLSKVMFIATSNSLSTIQPALRDRMEIINVTGYTIEEKVEIAKRHLLPKQLKEHGLSTDHLKIGKAQLEKIVEGYTRESGVRGLEKQIAKMVRYAAKNIAMEEDYNVKVSNEDVVEVLGGAKLERDKYENNNVAGVVTGLAWTRVGGDILFIESILSKGKGTLSITGNLGKVMKESATIAMEYIKSNADRFGIDTAVFDNYNVHIHVPEGATPKDGPSAGVTMLTSLVSLFTQKKVKKSLAMTGEITLRGKVLPVGGIKEKILAAKRARIKEILLCEENRRDIEEIKADYLKGLTFHYVTDMSDVIKIALTSQKVKNAKKL; encoded by the coding sequence ATGAAGAAATCTAATTTTATAGCCCTTGACAGTTTGTCATTACAGGAATTTGACGAGAACTCAGAATTAATTCCATTAATGACACCAGAAGATGAAGAAGCCATCAATAATGAAGAATTGCCAGAAACACTGCCAATTTTATCATTGCGTAATACCGTGTTGTTTCCTGGAGTTGTTATTCCTATTACAGCAGGCAGAGACAAATCAATTAAACTAATAAATGATGCTAATAAAGGCGGGAAAGTTATTGGTGTAGTATCACAAAAAGATGAGTCTGTAGAAAATCCAACAGCAAAAGATATTAATGAAACAGGTACAGTTGCTAGAATTCTGCGTGTTTTAAAAATGCCAGATGGTAACGTAACGGTTATTATTCAAGGAAAAAAACGCTTTAAAGTGGCAGAGGTTCTTACAGAAGAACCATACATGAATGCAACTATTAGGGACTTAGCTGAAGCAAAACCAACGGTTGATAATGAAGAGTTTTCAGCAATTATTGATTCTATAAAAGATCTAGCACTGGAAATCATTAAGGAAAGTCCAAACATTCCTAGTGAAGCTTCTTTCGCGATAAAGAATATAGAAAGCAATTCATTTTTAATAAATTTCGTGTCTTCTAACATGAATCTTTCTGTGGCTGAAAAGCAGTCACTTTTAGAAATGGATGATCTTAAAAAGCGTGCTCTGGCTACACTTAAATTCATGAATGTTGAGTTTCAAAAATTAGAACTTAAGAACGATATTCAGTCTAAAGTTCAAATGGACATGAGCCAACAGCAACGAGAGTATTTCTTACATCAACAAATGAAAACCATTCAAGAAGAATTGGGAGGCGTAAGCCACGATGAAGAGCTTGAAGAAATGAAGTTACGAGCCAGCGAAAAGCAATGGGATGAGCAAGTAGCAAAACATTTCGATAAAGAAATAGCTAAAATGCAGCGTATGAATCCGCAGGTTGCAGAATACTCTATACAGCGTAATTATTTAGAGTTGTTCTTAGATCTACCTTGGAATGAGTTTAGTACTGATAAATTCGATTTAAAACATGCTAAAAAAGTTCTAGATAGAGACCATTTTGGATTAGAAGATGTAAAAAGAAGAATCATAGAATATCTAGCGGTATTAAAACTGCGTAATGATATGAAATCACCTATTTTATGTCTTTACGGACCTCCGGGAGTAGGTAAAACATCGCTTGGTAAGTCTATAGCAGAAGCTTTAGGGAGAGAGTATGTGCGTATTTCGTTAGGAGGTTTACGTGATGAAGCGGAAATTAGAGGGCATCGTAAAACCTATATTGGAGCTATGCCTGGACGTATTATTCAAAGTTTGAAGAAAGCTGGGACATCTAACCCTGTTTTTGTTTTAGATGAAATAGATAAGCTATCCAATTCACATCAAGGAGATCCATCATCGGCTATGCTTGAGGTTTTAGACCCAGAGCAAAACAGTGAGTTCTATGATAATTTCTTGGAAATGGGATACGACCTTTCTAAAGTTATGTTTATAGCGACATCAAATAGCTTATCTACCATTCAGCCAGCATTACGTGATCGTATGGAGATTATTAATGTAACAGGGTATACTATTGAAGAAAAGGTAGAAATAGCTAAACGTCACTTATTGCCCAAGCAATTAAAAGAGCATGGATTATCAACTGATCATTTAAAGATTGGTAAAGCCCAATTAGAAAAGATTGTAGAGGGGTATACCCGTGAATCTGGTGTTCGTGGTTTAGAAAAGCAAATTGCAAAAATGGTACGCTATGCGGCTAAAAATATTGCAATGGAAGAAGATTATAATGTTAAAGTGTCTAATGAAGATGTTGTTGAAGTTTTAGGAGGTGCTAAGTTAGAACGCGATAAATATGAAAACAATAATGTAGCGGGCGTGGTCACTGGATTGGCATGGACACGAGTTGGTGGCGATATTTTATTTATTGAATCTATTTTATCTAAAGGAAAAGGAACACTTTCTATTACTGGAAATTTAGGAAAAGTGATGAAAGAATCAGCAACTATTGCTATGGAGTATATCAAATCTAATGCAGATCGTTTTGGAATAGATACTGCTGTTTTTGATAATTATAATGTACACATTCACGTACCGGAAGGAGCCACGCCAAAAGACGGACCAAGTGCCGGAGTTACCATGTTAACCTCTTTAGTATCATTATTCACACAAAAAAAGGTGAAGAAAAGTTTGGCAATGACAGGAGAAATCACACTCCGTGGAAAAGTACTTCCGGTTGGCGGTATTAAAGAAAAGATACTAGCAGCTAAACGTGCACGGATAAAAGAGATTTTATTATGTGAAGAGAATAGGCGAGATATAGAAGAAATAAAAGCAGATTACCTAAAAGGTCTAACATTTCATTATGTAACCGATATGAGTGATGTTATTAAAATAGCACTTACAAGCCAAAAGGTAAAGAATGCTAAAAAGCTTTAA